The following DNA comes from Eretmochelys imbricata isolate rEreImb1 chromosome 2, rEreImb1.hap1, whole genome shotgun sequence.
ATAGAGATAAGTAATAAAGAACAATAATTCATTTCCCCATAGTAATATTGACTATTTGGGGTGATTGCATCATGCTAGTCATGTAAGATCCTGCCTCCTGCCTTAGCAGCCCTGTGAGGCAAGATGGCCTCCCATCAGGACATTGTGTGGTGCCTCATTGCCCCGTTTTTACACACATATCCCAAATTTTCATTGGCTACACACTGAAATACGTCCATGGTTTTTCATTGCTGGTTTTTTTTATATGCCCAGGAGTGATGATTAGTGGAATACATAACCAAATTTTTTGTTAATTGGATTCCCACAGATTCCACTGGATATATAGCAATAGTTAGACTGGGGTGTACAGTTACTACATATGCTTGTAGAACCATTTGATCTTTATTTAGGGTAAAATTTACCAATTTCCACCATGCCATTaattgttttttcccttctgtaacaTTTTCCAAcaacttttttattttcaaaggaaaattttcTTGCATGCCTTTccacacaggttgactgtgttgtgtgaagaaatacttccttctatttgttttaaacctgctgcctattaattaaacctgctgcctattaaaacatgctacttaattaaaatcctattagggctccaaaaggagccacagtaggttgtgttttctttttcagattgctgtgtgttttggaagcaggagTTGAAAGTGGAAAGAAATCAAAACTGGTggaagttgattgtgtcccttttaagacagtctctGAGATCTGCTGAtcgctttggatccaaaagcaagccaaaaAGCATCCCTGTCAATGAAAATTACCTAGCTGATACAGGAAGCAGAGTACTGCCCATAaatggcagcacaaaggagctgcagataatgaacatacctggtcagcaaacaaactaCCTGAAACAAAAAGGCTCAAATTACGACCCTcgagaggaaggtggaaaaagaagTCAAACCTAAAAATAAGAGAGGAACAGGTTAACCCTAAGtagaaaaaaatatacttttttgtGTGCGTATGCAGTGCTGAAATCTGAAGACAGGTACCAAAGGAGTCTGCTTATACACATGACACCCCTACCTTTTAATTCACCAAAACCCCAAGgatataattaaattaaaaagcctATGCAAAAATTTCAAGAGAACATTAAACACACTGGCCTTAAAAACAAATCATCTAAATAAAAGGCATAGTATAACAAGATACTTTTAATGGATTGGATGTTAATATTAAACATTGGGttaaatttaatgttaataagtacccctgtaacaaCATATAGtgtgtataatttaaaaaaaaagtctttaaggtcatatggtaatgatgcttctcagctattacctgtgaATAAACTTGAAGCTTAGCACGGCAGAAAAAACATTacaaacttggtctgctgtataagaaggaaaactgaggtaccccaCCTCATAAATTTAATAACtgaacagtgggataatttcccctaaACCCTTAAAGGgtagaagccattgaaacctgccctgcctataaaacaaaaacacagaaaaggTGGCGGTGTCTAAATTAACCGGGTTATGCCTGAAGCCCTACAGCCTGGGAAAAGGTGAGGTGCCCCAATGTGCACAGGTAACACCGTCACCCCTTTGCTTTGCACAATGTTGCCCGCTGGGCTCGTTAGTGAGGTTCACAGCAATGTTACACGCCTTTCCACACCTCCAGGGCGGGCCAGGGAGAGGTGCTGTGGAGAAGTGCAGCACGTTGCTATGGTGTTAGCAGGGCCTGATTCACCGTTGTGTTATCCCAGCTGTCTGCCTGCTGGACTGCCTGCACCGAAGGTTCAAAcatcatgagtcagaccctcaAAATCAGGAGATTTGGGGGCCAAAAAGACTATCTGGTATTTTTGTTTGATCTGTCTTTTGATTTTGAactcccctgcccatccccagtgaatgagtgtgtgtgtgtgtgtgtgtaagacagGGAGAGACAATGAATGCTGCCAACACTCCCACATTCGTTGGTCAAGGGGATTCGGGCCTCCCACTGTAGGAGCTCTCACCCCATATCTGCCCAtccccctgcccagcaattaattctgcctCAATCGCGAAATCAATCCCATCTCCCgagcccagccccccacagcctcaACTCTGCTTCTCCCGCAGTTCCTGGGGTTCATCTCCCTTTTCcaggccagggggtggggctgcagcagggtcccCATTCCAGGCTGGGTGTTGCATGGGGCCTCCCTGAGCTGATGGGCTCGTTCTGCTCTCTCCTTCACTCCTCCAAGAAtagctgcagctcctggggaTTGGAACtacctgcttcctgcagcagccctgattggctgctcttcccaaGACGGCAGGCAAGTGGGGAAGGCAACCAATCAAAgggtcgccccccccccccccaaggtagGGGTTGAAATTCCTGAGGGGGGCTAGAGCTTCATCCTCCACCTGGAGATGGGCTCTAGTTAGTGATGTGACTCCTGAGGAAACCATGAGAGCTGGCACCACTTTTCTGTCATGCCAGAGATATCACCGGAGAGACCCCAGGATGCAAGTGTTTCATGAACTGCATTCTGGGTAATAACACATGAGGCCTTCATTCCTATGAAACTGAACCTGCTCTTTACTAAAGCAGCTATTTACAGAGCTACTCCACTTGCAGCttagcattccagccatgtgcacacagacagaCTTCTTGGTGCCTCTTCCAAACCCTTCCCTCCAGCAATCTGTGCTCCTCTCTCCAAGTTCCTCACTGATTGCTACCAAAGCTGGAGTGAAGCAGTGGGGAATTGGCCCACAGTTTTCTTGTTCAGTGTCCCAGTCATCAAATGTCCATTGGCACAGCAGATTGCACAGGTGAGTGTTGGCCACCCcaggtgttcaaaaatcatgagtcaggccccaaagaTCATGAGATCAGCTTATAAAAtcatattttttgaaaaataaaaataagaggttcgttatatttgccttctggtgaTTGAGCCTTTAGGGTGAACTTCATTCAAgtttcaagcttctctctgcagcTGTGACGGCTATATGCTTCCTTTTCTCCCCCCAAGAAAGCAGAGGCTTTCATGAAATAACATGAATCCAAGAGCAGGGGctttaataaaaataccaaatAACACTAGATGTGCAATAAAACTGTTAGGGTTGGAGACTCTATATTTTTTCTTGCATTTCCTAGTGGATGGGACAATATTGATTTTGTGAATATTTAAGGCTTCTAAAATATACCCCAAGATGATGTGTGTTACTGAAACGTGATATTCACGCACGCAGACAGAAAAAGAAATGCCACCAGAAAACACTAAGACCACACCCACCTTGCCCTTTTTTCTACATGTCTCAAGTCTAGCCGGTCAAGTCTAGCCCACACTTGCTCAATAAAGATGGACTCTGGCTGGACCTATTGTTGGGGTCGAAATTCCTGAGCTGAGGGGCTTCTATTGAGAatgccctgactccagcagcGAAATCTAGAAACTGTTCTTATTGTCATAATTTATGAGTATTATGGTAGTGTCTAGAGGTTCCGGCTGAGCTTAGGGCCACCGCAGTGATAGGTGCTATAcagacacatagtgagagacagtccctacctaCAATAGTGTCCAATCGAGTGGCCTGCTTCACAGCCGcatagaaatcaatggaaggAATTCTGTTGGCTTGAATCAGACCCTGTACAAACCATTTAGGGCTTTGTGAAGCCACGTGAACGCCTGAATTCTGGGGCTTTGCTGACTTTGGACAAACAACGGGGAGTGGGGTGTAACGGAAGGAAAGGGGAGTGGCATTTGTTTGTCAGACTTTCATactgcaaggtgggaaactgaggcaaaggacgcTGACCAGCGTACTGTGGGTGGGTGTTTACTTACGGTTTGCATGCTTCGGAGTTGTGGTGGTGATGTTTTCCCACATTAATGCCGGATTCCCTCTGCCTTTTAATACGTTTTCTTTCATTATACCTAGACTCTGTGCTCGCGAGTGGGGCAAAATGGCTTCCTAGAAGCGCCTAGGGGGTGGGGCTCTGTTTTCCCAGATTGCTGGGTTTGAGCCCGACCCAATTCTCTTTTGTAATTCTCACAGGAACCCCTGCAcgctgaacccagccctggttgctgctcaTGCCTCCCAGCAGAATGGCGACATATAGAAACAAAAGCAATCAGGGTCAGGACCTTTCACTCTGCACCGGGTCCCTCACACCACCCTGCCAGCACAGGGCGAGCCGGATCTGAGCCTCCCACACACATTCCACCCCTCCCAACCCGAGCATTGCCCCAGCGGGACCCAGCCTTCTAAATTGCTGTCTCCCTCGTCACTGAATCCAACCAGGGAGATTTATATCCTGCCCTGGGAGAAGCTGTTCACACCAGGACATGACCAAGATCCAGGGAAGATGAAGGTTGTCCTGGCTGTCTTGTTGGCCGTCATTCTGTGCGCAGAGCAAGGTGAGACGTCGAGAGAGGCTCCCTGTGCTGCTAGACAAACAAGATGCAGATCGGGGCTGAGCAATGGGGGGTCCAGGGGATGCTGCCAGCCCACCAgacccagcctggcccagctAGGGGCGCTGACAGCACCAGGgcaaggaagggggcagggcagcatgGTGGCAGGGCCCCATGGGTGTGCTGTGGTGAGAGCCAGTGGGTTGGAGCCGCACAAGATAAGCTCCTGTGATCTCTCACACCCCAGGGGCAGCACCCATCTCCCCTGCACCTCCGTTACACCTCTGGGGGCAGGAGCTGCTTCTCCAGGGGCACCTATCCCACCGGGGCAGGacccaaatcccctcccccccaggtggtcacatcccccagcccagcaaagGGTTTCCGTGGATTTTGTGGCCCCCGTACGACTTCATCCAGAAGATGGGGAATCAGGGGAGCATCTTCCCCTCTGGGCTAGCAACAAAAGTATGAAGCGCTGCCATAGTGTTTGCGGCAGAGATGCGGCGGGCGACGGGAGGTGCTGTGGGAAAGCCCTGCTCTCAGTTGTCTCCACTCATTTGCCTGCGAGCCGATGGGGGCTCTGATGCTCGAGCTCAGCCCAGAAGTGAGTATGTTTTTGAtgggggaaaagaggaagaaGTTTCCACCCTCATTCCCGAAAAGGGCATTTTTCAGGGAGGTTTCTGGGCTCCGATAAGTCAAACCCAGCATTGTTTAAAAGCTTCTGTGGGCTGAGAGCGGGGCACAAAGCCAGGAGTTGCTGCATAATTAATTCTGGCTTGGAGGCTGACTCTTTTCCTGTTCAAGTCATTGACAAatcttctgttgacttcagtgtgtgGCCCTGGGCACATGCAGCGGTCTGGTTAGTTCACATCAGTTCTGTGTCCTGTCGGTTTGGTGATTTTAAGGGGGTTTGGCTCCATGCCTGCGAGTGGTTTGGTTCGCTGTCCGAGCGAGTTTGTGttggtatttttattatttctgctATACAGTCGCCAACCTGGGTCAGTGCCCCCTCGTGCCAGGCGTTGCACAGGTACATAGTGAGAGCGTGGAGGGGGTCTCTCACCAGAGAGTGCGCCCCCCCCCTTGTGGCTAGCTGGGGGTAAGGCAGCCTCTTTGATTCAGAGCCCCCGTTGAAAGCCCCTCAGAGCCTGCAGTGATTTGCCCCTTCTCATGACTCAgccttccagccaggtcactatattcctcacctccctccagcctacTTTCGCAGACCAACTCCTTGAGCTGCTTCCTGCCGGTTTGAGCTGATACAGTGTCCCCTCAGATTCCCTGGCAGACCCCTTCTGCCTGGGCCGCAAGCTCTCGCCCAGCTGTTGGTGGCTCGCCAATAAGACGCAGCTGAGGAGGTGTCTACTCCATCTCTGAATCCCTTATTGCCATGGCAGGATGGGGTTTATAAACCCCCTCAcagacagacagtccctgcccggatgagcttacaatctaaactggCAAGCCAGGCAATGGGTGGGTGAAAATGAGCGTTATTAGCCTTATTTTACAGCTGGCCAACTGGGAGGCAGAgaaattaaaggcctgatccaaagcccatgggcgtcaatggaaagacacccatgGTCCTCACTGAGCTTCCGATCAGCCCTTAGTGCTTTAGCGATGGTCACAAAGTTCATGGAAGAACCTGACTCTCCTGGCTTCCTCTGCCTTTAACAACAAGGACATCTTTTCTCTCTAAGCTTTGCTCCGGTGGTGCGATGCACTGAATGCTTTCCCCGCCCCCGATCCAGTGTGAGAGGGTAGTTTTTCTACGGTTTGGGAGCACGGCCGAAGGGCAGTTGTTGCAGGGTGGGTGGATTGATTTAGAACCATGGGCTTGGTTCTCCTCTCACCCCAGTGTCTCACTGCACTGGCGTCAGTGGGCTAACTCCTCACTGACGCTACAGTAAAGGAGAGGACTTGGCTGCTGGAGTGGCCATACCATTTTACATGTCTAACTCCTCCATGTCTCCCTTCCACAGCTGACTCACTGTGGTGCTTCACTTGTGAAAACCAGTCCAGCAACTGGCACTGTCTGAAGATCACAAAGTGCTCGGATGCGGACAAGCACTGCCTGACGACTGTTGGTTTTTTGGGGTTTGGTACGTGCCAGGATTGCTGACTAGGGAATGACTCCCGGAGCGTGGAGAACAGTGGGGTTTTGCTAGGGGATGGGTCCAGGATTTATTTACCTCACAGGAGACGCATGTTAGGAAGGTGGAGAACCTTACGGGGCTGAAGGAGCACCCCTGGTTCAAATACCCCAACCTTTGTGGGGTGTGAAATCCAGATCCCAGTGTTACATCTTGAACCCATCCTCAGAGGGGTCAGTTCAGCCCCTTTGTCTTCCTGTTAAATCTGTCTGGAGAAGGAAGGGGATGCCAGAGATTGGAAGAAGAGGCAAAAGCCAGGGCCTTGGAAAGAGAAGAAGAGGAAGGAGTGGAGAGAGAGGGGGATTGGAAGGTTTAGAGTGAGGTGAATGGAGGGATAATTTTACTGTAGTCTCCTAGAGACTCCTGGAGATTAGATCTAAATCCTTTCCTGCAAAGGCTCTGGGACCTCAGGGAGAGACCTTTTAATAATagttttctctttcttctccttgGTTAAGGCATGTGGGCAGCCAAGAGGCAAATCACCAAGAAATGCTCCCCAATCTGCCCGCACTTCAATATCAACCTGGGCTTAGCCTCCTATTCCACTACCTGCTGCCAGAGCACCTTGTGCaacctgagtgggaagccgccaCCCAAACCAGGTTCTCAGTGATGGGGTAAGAGGATCGGGGCCTTTCTTAGAGCTGGACTGTGATGTGCTGGGAAAAGAGGGGCTTTAACCCTGAAGAACCTGCTCAGATTTCCCCAGCAAGAGACCAACACCTTCTGTGCATTGGGTTTAACGATGTATCCTAACAGCCAGGCCTTGCCTCAAAACTTCTGAACAAATAGCTTCTCTGTTGCCTTTCACACTGGGGTTCTGTCACCTGGCATGTCTCTTGGAAGATGCGGAGTCTTCTATTGTGCGGTCTTAGGCATTGGACTGGGCTGAACGGAGCTGCCGCCTGTGGCCAGGCGGGGCAGGAGGATGCTGAGTGGTATTCTGCAGAAAGGGGTTCTGGTGCAATCCCAGACAGTTTCTATAATATTTCCTTTCCTACAGACATTTCTAGTCAGTGTCACACTATgataacgcaggccagagaattgccccccaaataattcctagagcaaatcttttagaataACCTCCcctcttgatttaaaacttgccgctgatggaaaatccaccatgacccttggtaaattgatccaatgattaattactctcattgttaaaaatgtacaccttgtttccagtctgaattggtctagcttcaacttccagccactggctcgTGTTAGACCCTTCTCTCCTAGATCGATGATCCCATTATTATATATTTGCTCCCCATGCAGGAACttttagactgtgatcaagtcacccctgaaccttctcttcGTTAAGCTACCTAGCTTGAGCTCTTCGAATCCATCGCGATGGATTGTGAACTCAATGgtgaaaaaggaagcaaaattcGTAGGCAAAATCATAAGACTCTCCCCATCCTTTCACTGTCTGCAGCTGGTGATGGGAGCATCCCCCCGCCCCGAttttgaaatcctggccccgggTTGATTGTAGCAGGAGGGGCAGTGTTGCCTTCtagaaggctctgggctgggactcagaaaccctggcttctgttcccagcgctgcccctggcctgctgggtgaccttgggcaagttgcttccaTGCCTGTAAACAGGGGACAATAGGACCGAGCTCCTTTGCAAGGCGCTTTGAGATGGACGGATGGAAAGCGTGGGATAAGCACTAGGGATGGTTATTATTATTACAACCAAGTGGCTGGCCTCAGACTTCATCTCAGGGCAGCTTCCAGCCCTGGGGATCGTTCGACCTCTTCCTACCCCATTGCCTTAGCCGGGCGGCCATCCCTGGCTCTCTTCTGTCAGAGCGCCGCTGCCCGCTATCACACCTCTCTAACCAAATCCCGTTGCTCCTCTTCCTCTGGGCcaagctccccctccctctcagccaCTTCCTGTTTAGCTGTGGTGACGCTCTTTATATAGATGCACTTCTCTGCATGCATTTTTAACCCCTCCATCATCCCCCTCTCTGCGTGCCTTGAGCGGGCAGACTCCCAGATTCAGCACCATGTCCGGGACTGAAGGGGCCTCCAAGACAGCTGTGCGAGAGCGGCATTGCCAAGCCAAGCTCTGCTCCTCTCGCTCCTTCTTTGACCCACACCTctcttttgtctctgctgttcATAGCCATGATCCTGGACCCTGGGCCCTCCTTCTCTTCCCAGAGCTGCAGATCTTCCCATTgccaccctgctgctgccttggcccctcctctgctgaaatcccACCTCCTCTTTTGCCTGGACTCGTacaattccccctcctccccagatccAAGCTGCCAGgactccaagatgtgctggcttcTCCTCTGCAAGATGTGTGAGCTCACTGTCTGCATTCTCAAACaactccctgggctccccattcATTTCAGGACCCAGTTCAAAACTGCCCTCCTggtgggtaaaaaaaaacccatctgtaacatgtttTCATCCAATATGTTATTCTGCCACTAGATGTCTCTCTGTGTTGTGTAGAGTTGCAAACTGAGGGTGGGCTCCTGGTAAACAAGGGAGACAAAGAGAGGACCTGAGTTGTGTGGAAGCCTATTTCTTTGTGTCTGGGATTGTAGCTCTCTACTTTAATACATGACTCCTGGTTAGGATGGATTGTGATTCTGTATAGCAGGAATCTTCCAGGATTTGTCCTCTCTCATCAGTCTGCTACCCATTTGGCTCCCTCCATTCCCCTAACCCTGGCCTTTCTGGTCCTTGTCACCTTCACACAGCTGTTGGCGTGAGTGCCTTCTTCTCCGCAGCTCCTGCCATGTGGAACAGCCATCTTTTACCAGTGCATCAGCCCTTGAGCTCTTTGAAACATCATCTAATAATGCacatttttctcccttccctgaAGCAGTTAACCTCCTTCTCCCTCTGGCATTGCTCTTCGTGATTGAATGTTTTAATTCACTCACGTGTGTCAGGTGTTTTCTGTACCTTTTACAGCATACCATTTGTATCCTTGCACTGTGAAGCTCTGCAAAAGCTCTGTGGAATCCCATGTGTGTGACAGATAATAAATGCAGCCAACATTTGATTGCACTGGAGGATACTTGTCCTAGAATTATAACTGGTCAGGTTTTGTTCTGTAGATTgcaattaaaaatcatttttgcttTGCTGTTAAGAAGTTTCTCTGTGATTCTTTTATGCCATCATCAGTGTCACATAAAGAAAACAGGTATGGGCATATTTAAAGACAAAAGGCCAGGATCTCTTCTGAATATTGGCTCCTATGTACCGCTTAAGCAGCTCAAAGGAGCCAGAATCTGACTGCGATGGTCCACCTGAAAACTAGCTGGGCATCATAGGCAGCTCTTACATCGTCTGCCCTTCACCAGTGTAATTGGTGTGTTGGGGGCAAGAAGGGGCAACTAGAGTCCACCAATCTTCACCTGCTGTATGATCCCATAGGCACCACAGCtagctggcataaattagagcagccactAAGCTGCTCTAGCTCACACAAAGGCCCAGGCCAATGCCAGTGCAGATTGGTCCATGAAATCAGAGAACTGTAACTGGCTCCTTGCCAGTATatccctcctcccttccaccACCTGCAACAAGTGGCTCTCAGCCTTGGAGAGACACTAGCTCTAACTGCTGAATTTAAACTGGAATCGAAGAGACTTTGGTGGTTAAGGAACAGGCGAAGgagccaggagatctgggttctgttatGGGGTCAAGCTCTATGACTCcatttccccatttataaaatgcctATTTTGAAGGCTTAAGTGGGACTGAAGTGGTGCCAAGGCTTTTTGCCGCCTTCCTGCATAAGGCTGAATTCGCCctgatgtttgcaaagtgctcgGAGATCACAAGATGTAAAGTAGCTGTCCACTGAACGGAAAAGTACAGGGTATTGTTCTTCTAGCCTGCCAGGCCTGGGACAGAGTGGAGATCAAGCACCCCtaggcacattggaaagtcggtGCCTCTGGGCTGGAGGTTGGGTCATatgaggagtgaagttctggagcagctttCCACGGGAAGCTGGCGGGGCAAAAAAAGGAATgtgtttcaagactgagtttgataagtttatgaaggggaggggatgatgggactgcctacaatggggTGGAgccgatctgcaactgctagcaaaAAATATCTCCAACGGCCGgtgatgggacattagatggggagggctctgagggctctgagttacacctgagaattctttcccaggtctctggctggtgggtcttgcgcacatgctcagggtcttactgatcgccatatttgtggtcaggaaggaattttccccatgtCAGTTTGCTAGACACCCTGGAGAGGGGtttcccttcctctgcagcatgggacatgggtcacttgctggtttgaactggagtaaatggtgaattctctggaacttgaagtctttaagtcaagctttgaggacgtcagtaacacagccagaggttctgggctgattacaggagcgggtgggtgagatcgtgtggcctgcgatgtgcaggaggtcagactagctgatcacgatggtcccttgtgggcttaaagtctatgagaaagATGGCTTTAAGGGCCACGCTACATCTGACAGCTCAGGGACATGCAATGGGAACGCAGATTGAAGGACCTATCTGATCAGGGAAGAGAGACTTTCCCCTCCAGAGCAGAACTGGTCCGGAACCGGAGTTTGTGTTCTGCAGGATATCCTGACatcttgaaaaaaaattcattccgAACTGGAGCGCAAAAACCAAGACGTCCCACTAAACACaagatttgaaaaaaattcatttgggaTCAAGTGAAAGGTTTTGCTTTGATCCGGCAAAAGGGCTGGAATTTGaccttttaaaacatttctaattttataaacaaatttcaaaccaaaaagcCAAATATTCCATTCCCAAAATGTCAACCATGAAATGGTTTGACATACCCTGAATGCTTTGTTTCCATTGTTCCCCTCAAAATTAAATGAGGTCAAAATGGACATGTTCCCGCGGAAAGTTTCGATTTCAACAAGGTGGCATTTTCCAGGAGAAAAACCTTCCCCTTGAAAATCAAGATTAGCTGGAGCCAAAGTGTAACTAAAAAGCAAGCAGAACTCCACAGGGGGGAGCTAATGCTACCAAACAGTGACTGGTTGGTAAAATAATGCTTGTTGATACGGGCTGTTTGCAGACGGAACCCTAAACTGACTCACGGGGCGTTCCAcaaggcaaaggcagcaggaccAGCCAGGGACCAGAGTAGCAGAAATGGCACAAGGAAAGGCTCCTGGAGCATGCGTGAAGCCAGCAGAGACCTGCAGCAGCCAGAAGAAGGCCTGCCAGGCTAGGAGAATCATTTGATCCATTTGTGTGGCAGACCTTAGGCTGATGTTTGTTATGTTCACACAGGAACagtggaagctccctaaaagtatgtgtgagggggagggcggggggggggagataggCATCCGAACCATGGCATGTCGCCCCTTTTCTCAGAGCCCCTGCTCTTGTGcccttttaaaagtgatggggccatggcctccTGTCCTTCCCACCCCCGCCAGTCCGGGCGCCCTTGTGTTCACATCATCCACACAGACAGTTAGACAACCCCTCTCCCCAAAGATCTTCTtcctataagtacctacatggggaacaaatatttaataattggctcttcaatctagctgagaaaggtctaacacagtCCAAAGACTGGAAATTGAAGCTCGACctattcagattggaaataaggttaagtttttaacagtgaggtaattaaccattggaacaatttaccacggGTCCTTcctggtggattccccatcaccgacaatttttacataagaacataagaatggccatactgggtcagagcaaaggtccatctagcccagtatcctgtcttccaacagtggccagtgccagatgccccagagggaatgaacagaacagggaatcatcaagtgatccatcccctgtggctcattcccagcttctggcaaacagaggctagggacaccatccctgcccatcctggctaatagccattgatggacctatcctccatgaacttatctagttttttcgtaaccccgttatagtcttggcctttacaacatcctctggcaaggagtttcacaagttgactgtgcgttgtgtgaagaaatacttccttttgtttttttaaacctgctgcctactaatttcatttggtgacccctagttcttgtgttatgagaagtagtaaacaacacttccttatctactttctgtaccccagtcatgattttatagacctca
Coding sequences within:
- the LOC144260255 gene encoding lymphocyte antigen 6E-like, with protein sequence MKVVLAVLLAVILCAEQADSLWCFTCENQSSNWHCLKITKCSDADKHCLTTVGFLGFGMWAAKRQITKKCSPICPHFNINLGLASYSTTCCQSTLCNLSGKPPPKPGSQ